The Flavobacteriales bacterium genome contains the following window.
TGTTTGCGTTGGCCCGGTGTCACTTCGTCCACGTAGCTCATGCTGATCTCCCCGCGCGCTGCATTGTACTCGGGGTCCAACAGGCGGATGCCGAAGAGCCTGCGCATCTGCGCCACCAGATTGGGCCATTCGCCCTTGCCCATTTCATCGCGCTCCTTCATCCACACCTGGTAGCACAGGTTGCGCAGCACGTCCGCGGTCTTGCCTTGGCCGAGCGAAACGGTGATCGCGCCCTCGTCGATCTTGCGCTCGTTGGATTCAAGACCGGACATCGGCGGTAGATAGGCCACATCGATCTCCAGTGCTTCATCCGGTATCTCCCACTTGTCCTTGGCGTTCAGGTGGCGTTTGCTCGGCCGGCAGTGGATGTACTCATCGTTGGCATGGTCGAACTCCAGCGCGCAGAACCATTCCTTCCCGTTGGTTACGCCTTCCACCGTGATCTCGATATGTACCTTCTGTGTAGCGCGCTTCTGGTCGCCCTTGGGCACTTGGCGCAGATGAAGGTCCTTCCAAAGCATGCCCATGTCCGGTACAGGCAACTGCACCAGGTCGCGGCGGCTCACGACAACTCCGGCGCGTGTCTTGGCCACGCTCTTCTCACTGCGCTTGGCGCTCCAGGTCTTCAACCCGAGGTCCCACAAGGCCAGCGCCTGTAAGGCTGTGGTCTTGCCGGCATTGTTGGGCCCCACGAAGATCACAGGTGAGCCGAGTTCAATTTCCGCCTCATCGAAGCGCTTGAAATTCTTGATGGTGACCTTTTGGATCATTTGCTCACCAGTTTCTTCACCACCACCAACTCATTCCCGCGCGGGTCGATCACCTTCACGGCTATCTGCTTCTGCTCACCGGCTGTGAAAGGTGCGCTCACCGTGCCGCTCAAGTGGTCCCACACGCTCTCGGCGAAGTCGGCGCGCAATTCCTTCTTCAGGTTCTCCCAGGCGCCGGTGCGCGGGAAGAAGGCTTGGTGTACACGGAATACCAAGCCGTTGTAGTCCGTGTCCAACAGCCAGCAGGGCACATCGCTGCCGCTGAAGTGGATGCTGTCCATGGTGGCGGGGTCGAAGGTGTCCAGCCCGAGCAGTTCCACTTCGTAGGTGGGCTCGTCCACCTTCACGCCTTGCACTTCCTTCACGGGTTTCACCTTCACTTCCGGCAGGCCGCACACGCTGAAGACCTGGCTGCTGCGCATGTTCTTCAGCAGGTCGCCCATTTGCAGGTCCATGGTGGCTTGCAACCAGGTGCAGGGGATGCCGATGCGCCCGGCGCTCTCCACGAACTCGCGCGCCTTGGGGTCGATGGCGAAGCCGATGACGAGCAGCTGCGTGTACTTCTTGGCCTCCGCCTCCTGCCAGGCCTCGCGCACCATGCGCTCGGTGAGGGCACCGCCTTCTGGGCCGAAGAGGATGGCCACAGGTTGTGGTGTCTGGTCACCGTTGATGATGGCCTCGGCACTCAGGCTCATGGTCTTGGCCGGTGGGCGCACCTGTTTCAGAGTGATCTTCTTGTTGCCCGCCAATTGCAGCACCGGCGCGCGGCGCAGCACTTCGGTCATGCGCTGCACATGCGTTTGGTGCTCGTCACTCTGGATGCCCGGTGTCTTCGGGTCCTCATCCAAGCCCTCGGCTGTAGGTATGGTGGCCTCCACGGCGAAGGGGCCGCACACGCGGGTGACGTTGTTCAACTTTTCGGGGCGGTCGAGTATTACCTTAGGCTTAGCGTCTTCTTCGCCAGCGACGTTGCCCAATGTGATATGTGGCACTATGCCACCAACTTCTTGACCACGGGCATTTTTCTTCTGCTTGAATACAAACCCACCCGCGGGTCCGCGCTTGGTGTCCAATAGTTCCCAATAAGCGAATGTCTTCGTCAACAATCGCTGGCGGGCTAGTGAGAGCGGTACTCTGCTTGTGTCGATGGTTATCCAGCGTCGCCCCCATTCTTCTGCGACGCATGCAGTTGTTCCACTTCCACAGGTGGGATCAAGCACCAAGTCTCCGGGATCGGTTACCATAAGCATGCAACGCCGAATGACCTTTTCACTTGTCTGAACGACGTACGACTGCTCATCTGTGAAGCTTCCAGTCCCAGTATCCAACCAGACATTGTCCAATGGTGTAGTAGGGTTGTCACTCGCGAGAAGGATAGTTGCGATGCCCTGACCAGAGCGACGAATTCGACCCATCTCCACAAGCCTATCCATGTCACCACCAGGAGTTGGGTCATATGCCCAATGTCGATTCGGTGGGATTGAAATGGAGGTCCCCTGAAAGTCATAGGGAGCACTTCGACCCTCCTGGTACCCTTGGGATGTGGTTGGTCCCAAGCGACAAATCTGCCAGCCCTTAGGAATTGGTTCCGTTCCGTTCAGCTGGCCTTCCGTCATGTTCTCGACTTCCTTAAAGTCCGGGGAGACAATTTTGGTGTACTGTTTTGCACCCCTCTCGCCCGGCTCTTTTATGCGCAGGAACGGAGCGAACTTCATTCGTTCTTTGTCCCGTGCATACACCACTAAGTAGTCGACAACGGATGGGATGCCCTTAGTGGACTGTGAACTCGTCTTGTAAAACGAGATGAGGCCAGCAGCATTCTCCGCTCCGAACACCTCATCCATCACCTCGCGTACGTGGTGCAGATTCTCGTCGCTGATCTGAACGAAGACGGAACCGCTTGGGGTGAGCAGGTCCCGGGCCAAGAGCAGGCGGTCGCGGAGATAAGTGAGGTAGCTGTGTAGGCCCAGCTCCCAGGTATCGCGGTAGGCCTGTACCATTTCGGGTTCGCGCGTGAGGCTCTCGTCCTCGTTGTGCTTGACTTCGCGCTTGCGCACAAAGGGCTGGAAGTTGCTGCCGAACTTCACGCCATAGGGCGGGTCCATGTAGATCATCTGCACCTGGCCGCCGAGGTGCTCGTAGCGCAGCAGGCTGTTCATCACCACCAAGCTATCGCCCAGGATCAGGCGGTTCACCCAGTTGTCCTGGTGCTCGTAGGCATGCACCACTTGGTCCGTTAGGCTGCGCTGCGTTACACCGAAGAGCTCATCCAGCATGCTCACCTGCTGGTCCTTCTTGTGTCCCTTCAGCGTTTTCAGGATGGCCTCGGTGCTCAAGCGCTCATGTACGAAGAGCGGCAACGTGGGCACCTCGAAGGCCTTGCGCTCAGCCTTGCCGCTCCAGTTGAGGAAGGGTTTGCCGAGCTTCTGCAATTGCTCCACGGCATCGGCCAAGCCGCGCACGGTGGCGAGGGGTTGTCTTTCTCCCTTCGCAGAAACTTCAGCGCCGAAGTACTCCTTGGGCGTGGCGAAGGTGTGCGGTGCCTCCAGCTTGGCGGCTTCGGCAATGCGGGCCAGCAGCCATTCGCCGAGTTCACGGGCAGCACTGGTGTCCCAGTTGAGGTCCGGGGCTAGGGAGTCATCATAGTGGTACTTGGCCGGTCCTTTCTTCTGCTTGAAGTGGGCCTGGGTGCCGATCTCCGGGCGCACGAGGGCCTTGGGCTCGGTGTGGTCGTAGTTGGCGACCTCGGGCTTGGCCTTGGCGCGGCCTTTTTGCTTAGCGGCCGGGGTGGAGGACTTGGTGGGGCCTTTGGGGCGGGGCATGTCGTGGAAGAGCCTGGCTGATCGGTACACTTCCGTTATCAGCCGGTGACGAATGTGCGGCGAAAAAACAAAGGGACAAGGGCCAACGGATCATCGGCCTTTGTCCCTTTCTTCGGCTGTCTTACCACAATCGCTTGTTGCGGTCCTTCCAATCGCGTAGGCGGCGTACCAGCAACCACACCAATTTGTGGAAGACAAGCACGGTACCCACGCCCAATAGCAGTTGGCTCACCACCTTGCTGATGGTCTTCGCATCGAGGCCGTCGCTCAGTTCCAAAGCACAGTGGTTCAGTACAAGGCCGATGAGCACGGCACTGATGATCATCTCTACGTAGTGCAAACCCTTCTCGAAGGTGCCGTTGCGGCTGCGCAAAACCAGATCGAAGAACCGGATTGCCATCACCCCCCAGTTGGCCAGGAGGAATGCCAAGGCATGCGACCATTCGCCAGCGGCAATGAGCACCACCCCAGCATGCAAGGTGCCTAGGAAGAGCAATAGGACCAGCACGGCCAAGGAGAACCCGTCCAGTTGCACACTACCAACGCCCGTGATATTGCCGTTCCTCACAGCGAGCAATGGCACCTTGCGCAGGGCCTCTACCATCTCGTCGGGAATGAGCCCCTCGATCACGCGTATCAGGCCGGAGAGGAGAATATCCGCGTACCGATCCAGTTCTGTAACGAGCCTGGAGCGGTAATCCTGGTGGGCTAGGATCAACCGGTCGTTGTCTTGTTGTGAAAGGGAGCCGAAGCTCCTTACGTGCTCCCGCTGGGCCTCCTCGATCTGTTCGTCCCTGATGGCGCTTGCCCTGTCCTTCAGCCCGTCCACCACGCCCAGCAGTCCCAACGTGTGGTGGTCGAAGAAGGCAACAACCTTGATCACCGTCATCCCCTGGATCAGGGGACGAGCAAGTACTATGGCCTGTTCGGCCAGCACAGCCTCTTGGCTGATCTCGTTCTTAGCGTGCGTGAGGTACGCTGAGTAGGGTTGGGGCAGATGTTGGTGGTCCATGGCTTATCCGCTGATTGGCGAACAAGGCACGGCACGAACGCGAGGCTGGTTTGGTCTGCGGCGGGCAGGCGCACCCGGCGTTCCCCACACTCCCGTGTGGGAAGGCCAGCGATGGCACGAGTCGCCTCGTACCATCGCGCGCATACATTCGCCTCCCAAGAAAAGCTCTTCCGCACCCTCGACTGGAATCAGGAAAGCGGTTGAGCATGGGACCAGGCCGGCGCGTTCGTTGCCGGCCTTGTTCTTTGCAAGTGGTTCTGATCGGTAAGGCACGAGCACCCAAACTCATTGCGGCACCTATCGCCGGACCCCGGAATTCTCCAGAGCCGACCGAACGGCCCGCCAGCGCGGATCGGGTCAATTGATGATTGTGTGCTCGCTGGTACATCTTCTATTGCTGCATGGCCATGGCGCGCTTGAGGAACGTCTCAACCATGTTGTTCACTGATCTGTTCTCGCGCTGGGCATGTGCTTTCACGTTCTTCACTACAACCGTCTCTAACTTGAAGCTGATCGGCTGACGGGGGATTGTCTTGATCTTTGTTTGGAGGTCCATTATAGAGAGCTCAGTTCGAGGGACCCGTTGAACGGGTCGCCGCCCCGTGGGCGACAGTGCTGCTTTCTTTGCCATGGTGAAAAGGGTTTGACGGGTAGACGGAAGTATGCCGTTGGGGTTGCTTGGTATTACCGCGCGGGGATAACTCAGCGAAGTGGTCTTGCGACTTTCACCGGCGGCCTCCGCCCCGGCAGGTCATGACACCCAAACGCCAATAGCGACCGCGATCCCCACCGTCACCAGCATAAACACCGCCCGCTCGTTCAAGCTCATATCGTGCTTGTCCCTTTCCTCCTCACTGATCACCGGCGACCAGAAGAGGTGGAACAGGTCAACCAGGATGGAACG
Protein-coding sequences here:
- a CDS encoding site-specific DNA-methyltransferase, with product MPRPKGPTKSSTPAAKQKGRAKAKPEVANYDHTEPKALVRPEIGTQAHFKQKKGPAKYHYDDSLAPDLNWDTSAARELGEWLLARIAEAAKLEAPHTFATPKEYFGAEVSAKGERQPLATVRGLADAVEQLQKLGKPFLNWSGKAERKAFEVPTLPLFVHERLSTEAILKTLKGHKKDQQVSMLDELFGVTQRSLTDQVVHAYEHQDNWVNRLILGDSLVVMNSLLRYEHLGGQVQMIYMDPPYGVKFGSNFQPFVRKREVKHNEDESLTREPEMVQAYRDTWELGLHSYLTYLRDRLLLARDLLTPSGSVFVQISDENLHHVREVMDEVFGAENAAGLISFYKTSSQSTKGIPSVVDYLVVYARDKERMKFAPFLRIKEPGERGAKQYTKIVSPDFKEVENMTEGQLNGTEPIPKGWQICRLGPTTSQGYQEGRSAPYDFQGTSISIPPNRHWAYDPTPGGDMDRLVEMGRIRRSGQGIATILLASDNPTTPLDNVWLDTGTGSFTDEQSYVVQTSEKVIRRCMLMVTDPGDLVLDPTCGSGTTACVAEEWGRRWITIDTSRVPLSLARQRLLTKTFAYWELLDTKRGPAGGFVFKQKKNARGQEVGGIVPHITLGNVAGEEDAKPKVILDRPEKLNNVTRVCGPFAVEATIPTAEGLDEDPKTPGIQSDEHQTHVQRMTEVLRRAPVLQLAGNKKITLKQVRPPAKTMSLSAEAIINGDQTPQPVAILFGPEGGALTERMVREAWQEAEAKKYTQLLVIGFAIDPKAREFVESAGRIGIPCTWLQATMDLQMGDLLKNMRSSQVFSVCGLPEVKVKPVKEVQGVKVDEPTYEVELLGLDTFDPATMDSIHFSGSDVPCWLLDTDYNGLVFRVHQAFFPRTGAWENLKKELRADFAESVWDHLSGTVSAPFTAGEQKQIAVKVIDPRGNELVVVKKLVSK